Proteins found in one Pseudomonas marvdashtae genomic segment:
- a CDS encoding 2OG-Fe(II) oxygenase: MLDLSRLTPAALRTHPFTWAEIGNLYSAEDAAALAASFPHDHFKTVSGYGGEKNYDYEARALLGMGTDTIAFAQELSEAWLRLAQDLGSAGYREAMSELTGIDLRSVPMEVNVFHYGPGASLGAHPDLPDKLVTHILYFNESWDRNDGGCLNILHRNDPTAVAAEIEPLVGNSAILVRSDNSWHAVTPVVRGCHSSRRSLTATFYRPGSVSSLWPPGDGTALHEYPRA, from the coding sequence ATGCTAGATCTCTCGCGTCTCACGCCAGCGGCTCTAAGGACTCATCCCTTCACATGGGCTGAAATCGGCAACCTGTACTCGGCCGAGGATGCCGCCGCGCTGGCGGCGTCCTTTCCCCATGATCACTTCAAGACGGTGAGTGGTTATGGCGGCGAGAAAAATTATGACTACGAGGCTCGCGCCTTGCTGGGCATGGGCACCGATACCATCGCTTTTGCGCAGGAGCTGAGCGAGGCGTGGTTGCGGCTGGCGCAGGACCTTGGCTCGGCCGGCTATCGCGAGGCCATGTCGGAGCTGACCGGAATCGATCTGCGCAGCGTGCCGATGGAGGTCAATGTCTTTCATTACGGCCCCGGCGCGAGCCTGGGAGCGCATCCGGACCTGCCCGATAAACTGGTCACCCATATCCTCTATTTCAATGAGTCCTGGGACCGCAACGACGGCGGTTGCCTGAACATCCTGCACCGCAACGATCCCACTGCCGTGGCGGCGGAGATCGAGCCGCTGGTGGGCAATTCGGCGATCCTGGTGCGCTCGGATAATTCCTGGCATGCCGTCACGCCCGTGGTACGCGGCTGCCATTCTTCCCGACGCAGCCTGACTGCGACGTTTTATCGACCGGGTTCTGTCAGTTCCCTGTGGCCGCCGGGTGACGGCACTGCGCTGCATGAGTATCCACGTGCTTAA
- a CDS encoding glycosyltransferase, with the protein MLKPDSPFIDRDAALAQRDAAINERDIALAKVDFLQKTRSWRFTRPLRSLFRVLRYGFAATEELPETTAAIVYPAAPEPLPNVEVQADFGTKGRLDILCFANIDWAARFQRPQQLMSQFASNGYRVFYIVPCEVPEQGQPYRLTSVAPNIYEVALQRDFQEAYYEKIVTPENHQALLRAMAALTADLQIRTALSVVHIAYWSPVALSLRTRYGWRIHYDCMDDWDGFPNIGEQLLSEEKNLVVQADLVTVSAALLHQKWCAHNPRCVLVRNAVDFAFFRQHCFTNDLLGGLAGPVIGYYGALAQWLDYPLLAAMADRRPEWNFILVGDVFVDDMAGLEHKPNVQLLGRKPYSQMPLYLDHFDACLIPFRLYNVTHAVDPVKFYEYMSAGKPVISTPLAEMNVYKDLLYFATGVDEFIEQIERALAERDLALNKRRVELARANDWKDRFNSLQMAIAGLYEKVSIVLVTYNNLNLTIQCVNSILANTTWPDYQLIVVDNGSDDGTGDYLERLRQEVPTAKIILNPDNRGFAAANNQGLREADGDILLLLNNDTVVPGGWLDPLVMHLRDPSIGLVGPVTNAVGNEAKIEVSYTDIQQMQNFADRHTEAHQGQSFDISMLAMFCVAFRRSILEEVGYLDEAFGIGMFEDDDYSRRVQSAGYRTVCAEDAFIHHYGQASFRKLIASGEYQALWDKNQAYFESKWGAWQTHVQRDETGVGGKG; encoded by the coding sequence GTGCTTAAGCCTGACAGCCCCTTCATCGACCGCGACGCCGCCTTGGCTCAACGAGACGCGGCCATCAACGAACGCGACATCGCCTTGGCAAAAGTCGACTTCCTGCAAAAGACCCGTTCGTGGCGTTTTACCCGGCCATTGCGGTCGCTTTTCCGGGTGCTGCGTTATGGGTTCGCCGCCACCGAGGAATTACCCGAAACAACCGCTGCGATCGTCTACCCGGCAGCACCGGAGCCATTGCCGAACGTCGAGGTGCAAGCTGATTTCGGCACAAAAGGCCGCCTGGATATTCTCTGCTTCGCCAACATCGACTGGGCCGCACGCTTCCAGCGACCGCAGCAGTTGATGAGCCAGTTTGCGAGCAATGGCTATCGGGTGTTCTATATCGTTCCCTGCGAAGTGCCGGAACAGGGGCAGCCCTATCGATTGACATCGGTGGCGCCCAATATTTACGAAGTGGCACTGCAGCGCGATTTCCAGGAGGCGTATTACGAAAAAATAGTCACGCCTGAAAATCATCAGGCCTTGTTGCGTGCCATGGCTGCGTTGACCGCCGATCTGCAGATCAGAACCGCACTTTCGGTGGTGCATATCGCTTATTGGAGCCCCGTGGCACTCAGCCTGCGCACCAGGTATGGCTGGCGCATCCACTATGACTGCATGGATGACTGGGATGGGTTTCCGAACATCGGCGAACAACTGCTGAGCGAAGAAAAGAACCTGGTTGTCCAGGCGGATCTGGTGACTGTTTCCGCCGCGTTGCTTCACCAGAAATGGTGTGCCCATAACCCCCGCTGCGTGCTGGTCCGAAACGCGGTGGATTTCGCTTTTTTTCGCCAGCACTGTTTCACCAATGATCTACTGGGCGGGCTTGCCGGCCCGGTGATTGGCTACTACGGCGCCCTGGCGCAATGGCTCGATTATCCCTTGCTGGCGGCCATGGCGGACCGGCGGCCGGAATGGAATTTCATCCTGGTGGGGGATGTTTTCGTCGACGATATGGCGGGCCTGGAGCACAAGCCCAATGTGCAGTTGTTGGGTCGCAAGCCTTACTCGCAGATGCCGCTTTACCTGGATCACTTCGATGCCTGCCTGATTCCCTTCAGGCTCTACAACGTGACGCATGCGGTCGATCCGGTGAAGTTCTACGAGTACATGAGCGCGGGCAAGCCGGTGATCTCCACGCCACTGGCGGAAATGAACGTCTATAAGGACTTGCTGTACTTCGCCACCGGGGTCGATGAATTCATCGAGCAGATCGAGCGAGCCTTGGCCGAGCGCGACCTGGCGCTCAACAAGCGCCGCGTGGAACTCGCCCGGGCCAATGATTGGAAGGATCGATTCAACAGCCTGCAAATGGCAATCGCCGGACTGTACGAAAAAGTCTCCATCGTGCTCGTGACGTACAACAACCTCAACCTGACCATTCAATGTGTCAACAGCATTCTGGCTAACACCACCTGGCCCGATTACCAGCTGATTGTTGTCGACAATGGTTCGGACGACGGCACGGGTGACTATCTTGAACGCCTGCGCCAGGAAGTACCGACCGCGAAGATCATCCTCAACCCGGACAACCGGGGCTTCGCCGCGGCGAACAACCAGGGTTTGCGCGAAGCCGACGGTGACATCCTGCTGCTGCTCAACAACGACACGGTAGTGCCTGGCGGCTGGCTGGACCCGCTGGTCATGCATTTGAGGGACCCGAGTATCGGCCTGGTCGGACCGGTCACGAATGCGGTAGGCAACGAGGCGAAAATCGAGGTTTCCTACACCGACATCCAACAGATGCAAAATTTTGCCGACCGCCATACCGAGGCCCACCAGGGACAGTCGTTCGATATCTCGATGCTGGCGATGTTTTGTGTGGCCTTTCGCCGCAGCATCCTCGAAGAGGTGGGGTATCTGGATGAGGCATTCGGTATCGGGATGTTCGAAGACGACGACTACAGTCGACGCGTCCAGTCGGCCGGCTATCGGACAGTCTGCGCCGAAGATGCGTTTATCCACCACTACGGGCAGGCCTCGTTCAGAAAGCTGATCGCCAGTGGCGAATATCAGGCCCTCTGGGATAAAAACCAGGCGTACTTCGAAAGCAAATGGGGCGCTTGGCAAACCCATGTCCAGCGTGACGAGACTGGGGTGGGAGGGAAGGGCTAA
- a CDS encoding NAD-dependent epimerase/dehydratase family protein: MLGGSSLLGERALPLLAQSGHTTSAFTRGLPKVPCSGVTWRKADDWHALELDVFLSFAPIWVLADYLRRLASTRIRRVVVLSSTSRFAKQASPDIRERQVTQRLIHAEEQLEQWAIERQIEWVILRPTMIYGFGRDKNISEIARFIQRFGFFPLIGGGTGLRQPVHGDDVIQACLSAIGTADLPSGGYDLSGGEVLSYHTMVQRIFQALGRPERTLRLPAKALSRGVSIMRWLPRYRHLSSALVGRMNEDLVFDHSDARDRLGFTPRAFQLMAEDLPGG, from the coding sequence ATGTTGGGCGGTTCCAGCCTCCTGGGCGAGCGCGCCCTGCCGTTGCTGGCCCAAAGCGGTCACACAACGAGCGCCTTCACCCGAGGCCTACCCAAGGTGCCCTGCTCCGGTGTGACGTGGCGAAAGGCTGATGACTGGCACGCACTGGAGCTGGACGTTTTCCTGTCATTTGCGCCCATCTGGGTGCTTGCCGACTATTTAAGGCGCCTTGCCAGCACCCGCATCAGACGCGTTGTCGTCCTGTCGTCCACGAGCCGTTTTGCCAAGCAAGCATCACCTGATATTCGCGAAAGACAGGTGACGCAACGCTTGATACATGCCGAAGAGCAGCTCGAACAGTGGGCGATCGAACGGCAAATCGAATGGGTGATCCTGCGCCCGACCATGATCTATGGCTTTGGTCGCGACAAGAACATTTCTGAAATAGCGCGGTTCATTCAACGCTTCGGTTTTTTTCCGCTGATCGGTGGCGGTACCGGGCTGCGTCAGCCGGTGCATGGCGATGACGTGATCCAGGCGTGCCTGTCCGCCATCGGCACAGCTGACTTGCCCAGTGGCGGCTACGACCTTTCGGGGGGAGAAGTCCTGTCTTATCACACGATGGTGCAACGCATTTTCCAGGCCCTGGGCCGCCCTGAACGGACATTGCGCCTGCCCGCCAAGGCGTTGAGCCGGGGCGTTTCGATCATGCGCTGGCTGCCTCGCTATCGACACCTTTCCAGCGCGCTGGTGGGGCGAATGAATGAGGATTTGGTGTTCGACCATTCGGATGCCCGGGACCGGCTCGGGTTTACTCCCAGGGCTTTTCAGCTGATGGCTGAGGACTTGCCTGGGGGCTGA
- a CDS encoding glycosyltransferase family 2 protein — protein sequence MELLAIDELATSSPRGECDVIIVNYNAGEYLLECVESAFAAGASRVIVVDNDSRDDSLKLLERTHAAGDSLDILRNAANLGFAVACNQGARLSAAPNLFFLNPDTVLAADAISRLLLTLRSSPEIGMVGGFLCNPDGSEQAGGRRVFPTPRRAFMRAFGLSRLSTFFPSVLSDFLLHKEPLPSAPIVVEAISGACMLVKREAIESVGLWDEDYFLHCEDLDWCMRFHQAGWRVLFVPGARVMHVFGVCSRHRPYFVEWHKHLGFLRFYRKYFRRKYPAVLWISVVIGVWFRFSLMVLRHATLRLKGTWNLR from the coding sequence GTGGAACTGCTCGCTATTGATGAATTGGCCACATCGTCTCCACGTGGCGAGTGTGATGTGATCATCGTCAATTACAACGCTGGCGAATACTTGCTGGAGTGCGTGGAGTCGGCGTTTGCCGCCGGTGCGTCCAGGGTGATCGTGGTGGACAACGATTCTCGCGATGACAGCCTGAAGCTGCTTGAACGAACCCACGCGGCTGGCGACTCGCTTGATATCCTGCGCAATGCCGCGAACCTCGGCTTCGCCGTGGCGTGCAACCAGGGAGCCCGCCTGTCAGCGGCGCCCAATTTATTTTTCTTGAACCCGGACACGGTATTGGCCGCTGATGCGATAAGCCGATTGCTGCTGACGCTGCGCAGCTCGCCGGAGATCGGCATGGTCGGAGGGTTCCTGTGCAATCCGGACGGCAGCGAGCAAGCCGGCGGACGACGGGTGTTTCCGACGCCAAGGCGCGCCTTCATGCGGGCTTTCGGGCTTTCGCGGCTCTCAACTTTTTTCCCGTCGGTGTTGTCGGATTTTCTACTGCACAAGGAGCCGCTGCCCAGCGCGCCCATTGTCGTTGAAGCCATCTCGGGGGCGTGCATGCTGGTCAAGCGCGAAGCCATCGAGAGCGTCGGGTTGTGGGACGAAGACTATTTCCTTCATTGCGAGGACCTGGACTGGTGCATGCGCTTTCATCAGGCCGGATGGCGCGTTCTGTTCGTGCCAGGTGCCCGGGTCATGCATGTATTCGGGGTTTGCAGTCGGCACCGTCCGTATTTTGTCGAATGGCACAAGCACCTGGGATTCTTGCGTTTCTATCGCAAGTACTTCCGTCGCAAATACCCTGCCGTCCTCTGGATCAGCGTGGTGATCGGCGTCTGGTTTCGATTCAGCCTGATGGTCCTTCGCCATGCGACTCTGCGGCTCAAAGGCACATGGAATCTACGCTAA
- a CDS encoding NAD(P)/FAD-dependent oxidoreductase, with protein MSVDIDCVVVGAGVVGLAVAREMARAGHEVLVIEAAEAIGIGISSRNSEVIHAGIYYPPGSLKARLCVEGRHALYAYCDGHGVNTRRTGKLIVANTDAQVGQLQVLLQRGRENGVDDLRLLDRHQATALEPALECIAALYSPSTGIVDSHALMLALQGDCEAAGTSIAFHAPLLAAKVTADGFLLDVGGEAPMALACRRLINAAGLQAPALARRIVGLAPDTVPRDYLCKGSYFSVSKPVPFTHLIYPAPEADGLGVHMTIDLGGQARFGPDTEWIETEDYQVDPARADGFYSAIRNYWPGLPDGSLQPGYSGIRPKISAPGEPACDFLISSPREHGVAGLINLFGIESPGLTSCLAIAKHVRELIER; from the coding sequence GTGAGTGTCGATATCGATTGCGTGGTGGTGGGTGCGGGCGTGGTGGGGCTTGCTGTCGCGCGCGAAATGGCCCGGGCCGGCCACGAAGTGCTGGTGATCGAAGCCGCAGAAGCCATCGGTATTGGCATAAGCTCGCGTAACTCGGAGGTCATCCATGCGGGGATCTATTACCCCCCCGGGAGTTTGAAAGCCCGACTCTGCGTCGAGGGCAGGCATGCGCTCTACGCCTATTGCGACGGCCACGGCGTCAATACGCGTCGAACAGGAAAACTGATCGTCGCCAACACTGACGCGCAAGTAGGCCAGCTCCAGGTATTGCTCCAGCGAGGGCGTGAGAACGGTGTAGATGATCTGCGCCTGCTTGATCGTCATCAGGCCACCGCTTTGGAACCGGCCCTTGAATGCATTGCTGCGTTGTATTCACCTTCGACTGGCATCGTTGATTCCCATGCGCTGATGTTGGCGCTGCAAGGGGATTGCGAGGCAGCCGGCACCAGCATCGCGTTCCATGCCCCATTGCTCGCTGCAAAAGTGACGGCCGACGGTTTTCTGCTTGACGTCGGTGGGGAGGCCCCCATGGCGCTCGCCTGTCGCCGACTGATCAATGCGGCTGGCCTGCAGGCCCCGGCATTGGCCCGGCGCATCGTTGGATTGGCGCCCGACACGGTGCCACGTGACTATTTGTGCAAGGGAAGTTACTTCAGCGTGTCAAAGCCTGTGCCCTTCACGCACCTGATCTACCCGGCACCGGAAGCCGATGGCCTCGGGGTGCACATGACCATCGATCTGGGCGGGCAGGCACGCTTCGGCCCGGACACCGAATGGATCGAAACCGAGGATTATCAGGTCGATCCAGCTCGCGCAGACGGCTTCTATTCCGCCATTCGCAATTACTGGCCCGGCTTGCCGGACGGCAGCCTGCAGCCGGGCTATAGCGGGATTCGCCCGAAGATCTCGGCGCCTGGCGAGCCTGCCTGCGATTTCCTGATCAGCAGCCCGCGCGAGCATGGCGTTGCGGGGCTGATCAACTTGTTCGGCATCGAGTCCCCTGGGCTGACGTCGTGCCTGGCCATCGCCAAGCACGTTCGCGAGCTGATTGAGCGTTAA
- a CDS encoding VOC family protein has translation MSLSPFHLAIPVYDLAAARTFYAEVFGLCEGRSSSQWVDFDFYGHQLVIHEHPKTASQDSVHSNPVDGHDVPVPHFGIVLEWAQWEALAERLRSFGTEFVIEPYIRFKGQVGEQATMFLFDPCGNALEFKAFKDMSQLFAK, from the coding sequence ATGAGTCTTTCTCCTTTCCATCTCGCAATCCCGGTTTATGACCTCGCTGCAGCCCGCACCTTCTACGCAGAGGTCTTTGGCCTTTGCGAAGGGCGCTCCAGCAGCCAATGGGTCGATTTCGACTTCTACGGTCATCAATTGGTGATCCACGAACACCCGAAGACCGCTTCTCAAGACAGCGTCCACAGTAACCCGGTGGATGGTCACGACGTACCGGTCCCGCATTTCGGGATTGTTCTCGAGTGGGCGCAATGGGAGGCCCTGGCTGAGCGTCTCAGGTCCTTTGGTACCGAGTTTGTGATTGAGCCCTACATTCGATTCAAGGGGCAGGTCGGTGAACAAGCGACCATGTTCTTGTTCGACCCCTGCGGTAACGCGCTTGAGTTCAAGGCATTCAAGGATATGAGTCAGCTTTTCGCGAAATAA
- a CDS encoding LysR family transcriptional regulator: MIKELKTFIAVAREGTFAAAGSKIGLTQAAVSAQMQRLEAELGVELFDRKGRSAQLNRMGQQVLLQGQDLVRQFQNLGTTNVGLPTSVLVTIGAIASVQRSFLPQAIAHFHQQFAQCRTRVIPGLSMELVNQVDAGEIDMAAIIRPPFSLQSDLRWTTLTREPYRLIVPADMPGDDWSELVSTQPFIRYDRSSFGGRQVDRFLRQTHVVLHEVCELDELDAIVKLVANGVGVALVPETATLQEWPAAVRAVDLKQRTFHRDIGLVHRARRSLTEPVKALVQLITEQGLKKP; the protein is encoded by the coding sequence ATGATCAAAGAACTGAAAACATTCATTGCGGTGGCGAGAGAGGGAACCTTCGCCGCGGCCGGCAGCAAGATAGGGCTCACCCAGGCCGCTGTCAGTGCGCAAATGCAACGCCTTGAGGCGGAGCTCGGCGTCGAGCTGTTTGACCGTAAAGGACGATCAGCCCAGCTCAACCGAATGGGGCAACAGGTGCTGCTGCAAGGGCAGGACCTGGTCCGTCAGTTCCAGAATCTGGGCACGACAAACGTCGGGCTGCCCACCAGCGTCCTGGTAACGATTGGCGCGATTGCCTCTGTGCAACGCTCATTCCTACCGCAAGCGATTGCTCATTTTCATCAGCAGTTTGCGCAATGCAGGACACGTGTCATTCCGGGTCTTTCCATGGAACTGGTCAATCAGGTGGATGCCGGCGAAATCGACATGGCAGCGATCATCCGTCCGCCCTTCTCGCTTCAAAGTGACTTGCGCTGGACAACGTTGACACGTGAACCCTATCGCCTCATCGTCCCGGCCGATATGCCGGGCGATGACTGGTCGGAGCTGGTTTCAACCCAGCCATTCATTCGTTACGACCGATCTTCTTTCGGCGGCCGGCAGGTAGACCGTTTCTTGCGACAAACCCACGTCGTATTGCACGAAGTGTGCGAGCTCGACGAGCTGGATGCGATCGTCAAGCTGGTGGCCAACGGCGTCGGCGTGGCCCTGGTGCCTGAAACCGCCACCCTACAGGAGTGGCCGGCAGCGGTCCGCGCCGTAGACCTGAAACAGCGCACGTTCCACCGCGATATCGGCCTCGTGCACCGTGCCCGCCGCAGCCTCACCGAACCGGTAAAAGCGCTGGTCCAACTGATTACCGAACAGGGTTTGAAGAAGCCTTGA
- a CDS encoding NADPH-dependent F420 reductase, translating into MEMKIGIIGAGNIGATLARKLAACGHEVKLANSRGPQSIQALANEIGVRAVTREEAVSEVDAVILSVPFAEYPDLRQTLRNASEKAVVIDTSNYYPGRDGAIEDIDSGKPESVWVSEQIGRPVVKAWNAVLAATLADKGQPAGSSTRIAIPVAGDDTEAEALAQGLVEDTGFTALAAGSLEDSWRQQPGTPAYCTELTLPELKLALCAADKIKAPHNRDALLACFMAPGSQFTHEQIIAANRAMTA; encoded by the coding sequence ATTGAAATGAAAATCGGAATTATCGGCGCGGGCAACATTGGGGCAACCCTCGCCCGTAAACTTGCGGCGTGCGGTCATGAGGTCAAACTGGCGAACTCGAGGGGGCCGCAGAGTATTCAGGCCCTTGCCAACGAAATCGGCGTACGCGCCGTGACCAGGGAAGAAGCGGTGTCTGAGGTGGACGCCGTTATCCTCTCGGTTCCATTCGCTGAATATCCCGATCTCAGGCAGACGCTGCGCAATGCTTCCGAGAAAGCCGTCGTCATCGACACCTCCAATTACTACCCGGGACGTGACGGGGCGATTGAGGACATTGACAGTGGCAAGCCCGAAAGCGTCTGGGTGAGCGAGCAGATCGGCCGCCCGGTGGTCAAGGCATGGAACGCCGTGCTCGCAGCAACGCTTGCCGACAAAGGCCAACCCGCCGGGTCTTCGACACGTATCGCCATCCCCGTAGCGGGGGATGACACCGAGGCTGAGGCATTAGCGCAGGGTCTTGTCGAGGACACCGGCTTCACCGCGCTTGCCGCGGGCTCCCTTGAGGACTCATGGCGTCAGCAACCGGGCACGCCGGCGTACTGCACCGAACTGACACTGCCGGAGCTGAAACTGGCCTTGTGTGCAGCGGATAAAATAAAAGCGCCACACAACCGGGACGCACTCCTGGCCTGCTTCATGGCCCCGGGCAGTCAGTTTACCCATGAGCAAATTATTGCCGCGAATCGGGCAATGACAGCCTGA
- a CDS encoding SDR family oxidoreductase: protein MNGTGNTILVTGSTSGIGLGLALRLHKAGNRVIIAGRRKALLDKIVSEHPGIESVVLDVCDPQSIQRSSEALAVSHPNLNVLVNNAGIMHWEDLTDSGYLSTAEDIVATNLLGTIRMVYAFTPQLIKQPSATIVNVSSALAFVPLPATPTYSATKAAVHSFTQSLRVQLQASSVEVIELAPPGVRTSLLGQENDEHAMPLEEFLDEIFELLKLSPTPRELVVERAKPLRFAEASGSHDEVLKMLAEYKAPAA, encoded by the coding sequence ATGAACGGCACTGGCAATACGATTCTGGTTACCGGCAGCACCTCAGGTATCGGCCTTGGCTTGGCGCTCAGGCTTCACAAGGCGGGCAACAGGGTCATCATCGCGGGACGGCGCAAGGCTTTGCTCGACAAAATTGTCTCGGAACATCCAGGCATTGAATCGGTAGTGCTGGACGTCTGCGATCCACAATCGATCCAGCGCAGCAGCGAAGCGCTTGCGGTCAGCCACCCGAATCTGAACGTCCTGGTCAACAACGCCGGGATCATGCATTGGGAGGATTTGACTGACTCCGGCTACCTGAGCACAGCCGAAGACATCGTGGCAACGAACCTGCTTGGCACGATTCGCATGGTGTATGCCTTCACGCCCCAACTGATCAAGCAGCCCAGTGCCACGATCGTGAATGTCAGCTCAGCGTTGGCATTTGTCCCACTGCCGGCGACACCGACCTACAGCGCAACCAAAGCGGCCGTTCATTCATTCACACAAAGCCTTCGCGTGCAGCTGCAAGCCTCGTCAGTCGAGGTTATCGAGCTTGCGCCACCGGGTGTGCGCACCTCTTTGCTCGGTCAGGAAAACGACGAACATGCCATGCCTTTGGAGGAGTTCCTGGATGAAATCTTCGAACTGCTCAAGCTGTCTCCTACCCCGCGCGAACTGGTTGTCGAACGCGCCAAGCCTTTACGGTTTGCTGAAGCGAGCGGTTCACACGATGAGGTATTGAAAATGCTGGCGGAATACAAAGCACCGGCAGCGTGA
- a CDS encoding TetR/AcrR family transcriptional regulator, whose product MPDELVMRSDARKNRERILEVAVVELTNDPAVALSTIAKKAGVGQGTFYRHFATRESLVFEVYQFEMQQVASLAEQLLATKPPKEALREWMDCLVEYAMTKAGLATAIRQAASAYEFPGKSGYAPVQEAAELLLRANEKAGTIRSGVTHDDFFLATAGIWQIDSRSEWRPRLARLMDLVMDGLCAGSPESLKASAVDDGPSGPALNQT is encoded by the coding sequence ATGCCTGACGAATTGGTGATGCGTTCTGACGCCAGGAAGAACCGCGAACGGATACTGGAAGTCGCCGTGGTGGAGCTCACAAATGATCCTGCCGTTGCGCTGAGCACGATTGCCAAGAAAGCCGGAGTCGGACAGGGCACCTTCTATCGGCACTTCGCCACCAGGGAGAGCCTGGTATTCGAGGTGTATCAATTCGAAATGCAGCAGGTGGCCTCGTTGGCGGAACAGCTGCTCGCGACAAAACCGCCGAAAGAGGCGCTCCGAGAATGGATGGACTGCCTCGTTGAATATGCGATGACCAAGGCGGGACTTGCGACCGCGATACGCCAGGCCGCTTCCGCTTACGAGTTCCCTGGAAAATCCGGCTACGCGCCAGTCCAGGAAGCAGCCGAATTGCTTTTGAGGGCTAACGAAAAGGCCGGAACGATTCGTAGCGGGGTCACTCACGACGACTTTTTCCTGGCCACTGCCGGAATTTGGCAAATAGACTCCCGGAGCGAATGGCGCCCACGTCTCGCCAGGTTGATGGACCTGGTGATGGATGGCTTGTGCGCAGGCAGCCCCGAAAGCCTGAAGGCAAGTGCAGTTGATGACGGTCCCAGCGGTCCAGCCTTGAACCAAACCTGA